The following is a genomic window from Salinibacterium sp. UTAS2018.
GTGTTGGCGGGCCGCCGTCGGGCCAGTGTTGACGTCATCCGTGAGTGAGGGTTTCTGATTGAAGGCCAGAACCGTTCGGCGCTGAAGCTCGCCTGGGGCACGCTTCAGCGCCGAACGGCGTGAGTAACGCTAGTTCTTGGCTTCGAGAGCGTCAGCGAGAGCGTTGAAGAACTCGGTGTACGTCTGGATGCCTTCGTTCGTGTAGGTGTCAGCCGGCATGTATACGAGGTTGTCGTCCTGCACGGCGGTGACGCCCGAGAGAGCTTCGGAGTTCTCGAGAACTTCGCTGCCCTGCACGTAGCTGGGGTCGTCCGCGAGAATTGCGGCGTCGCGGTCCATGACGAGAATCCAGTCGGGGTTGGAGTCGGCGATTGCCTCTACCGAAATGTCATCACCCTGGTGGTCTTCGCTGCTGTCATCGACATCCAGTGCGGCGGTGAAGTCGAAGATGTCGAAGACCGGTCCGAGGGTGCGACCGACGCTGGGAGCGGAGTATCCAATTTCCCCACCTGAGGTGATGACAGCCATGACCGAATCGTCGCTGTTGTAGGCCGCGTTCACGCGCTCGATGGAGGCGTCGAAGTCAGCATTCAACTGTTCGGCCTCTGCCTGCTTGTCGAAGATCTCGCCCAGAACTGTGGTCTGGCGCTTGAGCTCGGCGTCGAAGGGCTCGCCTTCGCGCGGGTCGAGCGAGACGATTACGGCGTCAGGAACCAGCTTGGCGAAGTCGTCGTAGTACGGCGTGAAGCGCTGGCCGTTGATGATCACGTCGGGCTGGACGGCAACGACAGCTTCGAGGTCAGGCTCATTGTGATTACCGAGGTCGATGATTGAATCATCTTCGGTGTAGGCAATCGTGCTGGGCATCAAGGCGACAGCAGCGGCACTGAGCTCGATGCCCCAGTCTGAGAGAGTTTCGAACGTGCGGTTGTCGGTGGCCACTACCGAGGTGAGCGGCGTCGACAGCGTGTGGCTGCCGTTGTTGTCTTCGAACTGAACGGATGCTTCTGCTCCGTCGGAATCTGCAGTTTCAGGCGTCGCGGTGCTGCAGGCAGCAAGAGCAAGCGCCAGTACTCCGACGAGTACTCCGTGCCGGGTGCGAGAGAAGTTCATAGTGTCCTCAGTTATTTCGGATGACCGAAAGCGGTCGGGCGTAAAAAGGCAACACCCGCTGCAGCGAGTGTTGCTTAGGTAAGCCTAACCTTAATAAAGACTGGGAGTCAAAGGGCTTGGGGCGACATTGTGAACCCCGGGCGCGCCACAATTATTGCCGCGCTGAGCCGCCTCTCGGCGGCAGGCCAGAACGGGAGGAGGCTAGTGCCCGGCTTCGCGATCCTGCTCATCGAGATCGATGAGTTCGTTCTTGTCGGGTCGCACCGCGAGCGTGAGCATCGCAATAACGACGAGCGACACGATGAAGGCGACGCCAGCGAAGATAAGGCCGAGCATCAGGTCGCGGGTAGCCATGAAAACCACCAGTCCCGTGAACAGCCCGAAGACTGCGGAGAGGCCGAGCATCTCTGCGGGGCGCGTGCGGTCACGCTTGTCTGGGGTAGTCACGAGTCCTCTTTCTCTTGCACGGCTGCGGTTACAGCATCGTGATCGGTTGTGCTCCACTTGAGAGAGAGTGCAGCAATCACTAGATACACACCAAGAATGGCCCAATAAGCTCCGAGAAGCCCGACCACCACGATGGATGCCGTCAGTTCACGGTCAATTCCATCCGGCCCGGTAAAGGGTTGGCTGAATCCCGGCGGCACGAGCAGCACCACGAGGGCGAGCAGGGCGGTAAGGCCGCCGACGAAAACCCAATCGCGGGATGACGCGTCACGGCCCCGGCTGCGCAGTCCGAGATAGAGCTCGATGAATCCGGTGATCGCAGCGAACGCGGTCAGCAGAAAGACGAAATAGGCCTGGCCACCATTAGACGCGATGAAGGCGGCGATGGCGGTAGCAATGGAAAGAGCACCCTGCGTGATCGTGAGGTTGCGACCGATTCCGCGGTGAGTGGAGAGCACGCTGGCGGTCAGTAGCACTGCGCCGACGATAAGGGTGTAACTGGCCAGCGTGACAAGCCCGAGGCGCGACGAATGGTCAGCCGAGAACGTGATGACAACAGCGAGAATCAGGGCGGGGATGGCGCGGGCTAAGGGCACGTACCACGCAGTAGATGCAGGCAGCGGCTCGGGGTGAGCACTAGTCAAGCGATCGCCTTCTTTCTGAACAAGCGGGTGCTCCCAGTCTAGGCCGCTTGCGCCGGTCTCTCGCCCGGGTGTTTACGAGCCCGGCGGAAGGTCGACGAAGCGCGAGAAGTGACCGTGGAAGCCCACGGTGACGGTACGCGTCGGTCCGTTACGGTGCTTAGCAATGATCAGGTCGGCTTCACCGGCACGAGGGCTGTCGGCTTCGTAGGCACTCTCACGGTGAAGCAGAATCACCATGTCGGCGTCTTGCTCAAGCGATCCTGATTCACGAAGATCGGAGAGGGCGGGCTTCTTGTCAGCTCGCTGCTCCGGACCACGGTTCAGCTGAGAGATTGCGATAACGGGAACTTCGAGTTCCTTGGCGAGAAGCTTGAGAGCACGCGAGAACTCACTGACCTCTTGCTGACGCGATTCGACTTTCTTACCGCTCGTCATGAGCTGCAGGTAGTCGATGATGACCATGCGCAGGCCAACCTTTTGCTTGAGTCGACGGCACTTGGCGCGGATCTCCACCAAGGTCATATTGGGGCTGTCATCGATATAGAGCGGTGCATCGTTGATGCGACCACGCGTTTGAGCAATCGTGGTCCAGTCGTTGGCGTGCACCGACCCCTTACGCATGTGCTGAAGGGGAACGCTAGCTTCAGCCGAAAGCAGACGCATGGCGATTTCGCTACGACCCATTTCGAGCGAGAACACGATCGACGGCAAATCATGGTGAATGGATGCTGCGCGAGCAAAGTCCAAACCAAGAGTTGACTTACCGATAGCGGGTCGCGCGGCCAAGATGATCAGCTGACCGGGGTGTAGCCCGTTAGTGAGTTCATCGAGCTCCGCAAAGCCGGTGGGAACACCGATCATCTGCCCGTCGCGCCCGCGCGCTGCTTCGATTTCGTCGATGGCGCTTTCGACGGCGGTCGTGAGCGGCACGTAGTCCTCGGTTTCAACACCACCGGTGACGGAGTAGATCTCAGCCTGGGCGTTGTTGACGAGGTCGAGAACTTCGCCCTCACTGGCGTAACCCATTTGAACGATGCGAGTGCCCGCTTCAACAAGGCGTCGCAGAACGGCTTTCTCCGTAACGATGGTCGCGTAGAACCCGGCGTTGGCTGCGGTCGGAACGATGCCGGTGAGGGTGTGGAGGTACTCAATACCGCCGGCGCGCGATAGTTCGCCGGTCTTCGTCAGTTCGTCGGTGACGGCGATAACGTCGGTGGGTTCACCGTGCGAGTAGAGAGTGAGCACTGCATTGAAGATTGTTTCGTGCTTGGGAACATAGAAGTCCACACCACGCACGGTTTCGATTACGTCAGCGACGGCGTCCTTGCTCAGGAGCATGCCGCCGATAGCGCTCTGCTCGGCAAGAAGGTCATGTGGAGGAACGCGGTCGCCGCGTGATGCTCCGGAGGAGCCACCTGATTGTCGCTCGTCTCCGGCGAGACCGAGATGCGCAATCGACATAGTTCTCCTTTTAGTGGGCTGCTCTAGTTATACGTGCAGCCGCAGACACTCGGGCAGCGTCAAAGCGGGTTGGGCTTCAAGGCTGCTTCACCTTACGAACCAGAATCAACTACCCACAACTGGGGCTGTGTATAACTTTGTGTATAACTTGGACGAAACGCCGGAAGCCGTGTGAACAAACTGTGGAAACTCCTGTGGAAACAATGGCGCTGAATCCGTAAATAATGCTTCTGACCAGCATTTCTAGTTTTCACACACAGTGTGTAGAAACCGACCTAAAGTAAGACTTGAGGGTTCGAATTTTTTCTTCATCCTGTGCACAAAAGCCTTGACAACCGGGCTTAAAGCACAAGGACGACGAGCCAACCGGCCCGTCGTCCTTGTTCTCAAGCAATTACTTGCTAGCGACCACCTGAAGGGTGATCGTTGCAACGATGTCGTCACGCAGACGGATCGTAGCTTCGTGGTCTCCGACAATCTTGATTGCCGAGGGGATCTCGATCTTGCGCTTGTCGATGTCGCCAAGACCTGCAGCGGAAACAGCATCTGCTACGTGCGCGGGCTTGACTGAACCGAACAGACGTCCACCCTGACCAGCGGTCACGGTGAGCTTGACCTTGGTCGCCTGGAGGC
Proteins encoded in this region:
- the dnaB gene encoding replicative DNA helicase, whose translation is MSIAHLGLAGDERQSGGSSGASRGDRVPPHDLLAEQSAIGGMLLSKDAVADVIETVRGVDFYVPKHETIFNAVLTLYSHGEPTDVIAVTDELTKTGELSRAGGIEYLHTLTGIVPTAANAGFYATIVTEKAVLRRLVEAGTRIVQMGYASEGEVLDLVNNAQAEIYSVTGGVETEDYVPLTTAVESAIDEIEAARGRDGQMIGVPTGFAELDELTNGLHPGQLIILAARPAIGKSTLGLDFARAASIHHDLPSIVFSLEMGRSEIAMRLLSAEASVPLQHMRKGSVHANDWTTIAQTRGRINDAPLYIDDSPNMTLVEIRAKCRRLKQKVGLRMVIIDYLQLMTSGKKVESRQQEVSEFSRALKLLAKELEVPVIAISQLNRGPEQRADKKPALSDLRESGSLEQDADMVILLHRESAYEADSPRAGEADLIIAKHRNGPTRTVTVGFHGHFSRFVDLPPGS
- a CDS encoding siderophore ABC transporter substrate-binding protein; translation: MNFSRTRHGVLVGVLALALAACSTATPETADSDGAEASVQFEDNNGSHTLSTPLTSVVATDNRTFETLSDWGIELSAAAVALMPSTIAYTEDDSIIDLGNHNEPDLEAVVAVQPDVIINGQRFTPYYDDFAKLVPDAVIVSLDPREGEPFDAELKRQTTVLGEIFDKQAEAEQLNADFDASIERVNAAYNSDDSVMAVITSGGEIGYSAPSVGRTLGPVFDIFDFTAALDVDDSSEDHQGDDISVEAIADSNPDWILVMDRDAAILADDPSYVQGSEVLENSEALSGVTAVQDDNLVYMPADTYTNEGIQTYTEFFNALADALEAKN
- the rplI gene encoding 50S ribosomal protein L9 — its product is MLKLILTHEVTGLGAPGDVVDVKNGFARNYLVPQGFAVAWTRGGEKQVESIKAARASREHATLEEAQDLKARLQATKVKLTVTAGQGGRLFGSVKPAHVADAVSAAGLGDIDKRKIEIPSAIKIVGDHEATIRLRDDIVATITLQVVASK
- a CDS encoding DUF308 domain-containing protein translates to MTSAHPEPLPASTAWYVPLARAIPALILAVVITFSADHSSRLGLVTLASYTLIVGAVLLTASVLSTHRGIGRNLTITQGALSIATAIAAFIASNGGQAYFVFLLTAFAAITGFIELYLGLRSRGRDASSRDWVFVGGLTALLALVVLLVPPGFSQPFTGPDGIDRELTASIVVVGLLGAYWAILGVYLVIAALSLKWSTTDHDAVTAAVQEKEDS